DNA sequence from the Suricata suricatta isolate VVHF042 chromosome 5, meerkat_22Aug2017_6uvM2_HiC, whole genome shotgun sequence genome:
AGAGTGGAAGGGGATAGACCGGCCGCGCCTGGGCAAGTACCACATGGTAAGACCTGAGCGCCTGTCCCCCCGTGTGCTGCAGAGGCCGTGCCGGGAAGGGTGTGGCGCAGCGCAGGACAGTGAGAAGGTTGATCCGTGGAGCAGGCGAGCTCCCAGCCTAGGTGGGGTGAGAGGTTATGTGATCGAGGGACGGCGCTGGAGCGTGTGCGGGAAGGCGGCCCTGTTCGCGCTCTCCGCTGTTGGGGATGCGGTTGGGGGTCCTTGGTTAACCGTCTGATGAGGAGGTGcgtgcagggcgcctgggggactcagtcaggtcagcgtccaactcttgattcccactcagctcctgatctcacggtgtgtgagatcgagcctcgagttgggctctgtgctgacagtgtggagcctgcttggattgtctctctccccccccccaaccccctcaaaacaaacatttgaaaaaaagagaaggtatATGCAGTTGTCATGACCATATCCTCACTTCGGAGACGCGCTGTGCCGAGTCCACTGGGGTGTTCGTCCTGCGGGCTGGCGTTTCTTTTCCTGTCGTGACAAACGTGCCGTCTGCCTTTAGCTGATCCGTCTGGTCCTGAGGCAGTCCTTTGAAGTTCTGAAGCGAAGTGGCTGGGAAGAAAGGTTGGTACAGGGCTCGGGTAGGCATTTGGCAGCTGGAACACTTGTCGGGGAGCTGTGGTTTTCAAGCCTCTCCGTGAGCGCGCGGATCGCCTGGCCTCCCCTTCCACTGTCTTAGCTACTGTGAGGAGCAGAGCCCCCCGCCGCGGGGGCTCGTCACGCAGCACTTCACGCCGGTTTCGGGGACTGCGGGCCTGTGGCGGCGCGGCGCGAGGACGAGCCCCCGGGGGCTGCCGGCCCCTGCCGCCCACAGAGCCGCGTTTCCTTCTCGCCAGCCGAACCCAGCTCTTCCTTGACGTGCTGATGAGAGAGGTCCTGCGCCCCGAGAGCCGGTCTCCTGATGGAGTGAGGTTTCACTTCATCGGTATTTACCTGGAGGAGCTGTCCaaagtgggaggcagagaggtaaGGCGCAGTCAGACGGCTCCCCTGGCCCCGgcgctggggggctgggggccgcgCTGCTCTCGGCGCCCACGCGCCGCCGGTCCTGACCCCCCTCCCCGAGCGGCACTCTGTCCTGAGCAGCGGCAGGACACACGCACGACGTGTGCGCTGAGGATGCTCTGGGGAGGCTCCTTGTAGAACAGTCGAAAGCAGCCCTCGCAGTCCAATGACAGCGCGAGGACGTGCTCGaggtgttgattttttaaaaagcaggaggGAAAAACGCGTCCGTGGCGTGCCGTTTCCAACTCTGTTTACGCGTGAGTGGATGGTGCCAGGAGGGAGGCATGTTTCTGACGTGCCGGTGATTCTCTTGAGTTTGGAACTCTCcgacctgttttatttttgtggtttcatgctTTTCTGTCACCGTTCTGCCGCGTGCGTTGGTCTTACGGTTTCCGATCCTGTCCGTGTGGAGCACGGCTGTAGGGAAAGGGCGCAGAACGGCGCGGGCTGCTGGGGGGCTTCTCTGGCCGCCGCTCCCTGGTGCCCCAGTGGCTGGACGCCAGCCGGGACCTCTAGACGGCCCGCACCCTGGCCCCGAGCCTCTGGCTGCCTCACGCAGGGTGGAGCCTGGGCGCCGTGGGACGTGTCCTCCGGCACCTCCGTGAAAAGTGCCAATGGCCCCTGCCTCTAGGACCTGTCAGAAAGGGGCAAgggctcttttttcccctcacgtttttcctattttccttctaAATTCCAGCTTTTGGCAGATCAGAATCTCAAGTTCATTGATCCACTCTGCAAAATCGCTGCCAAGACTAAGGAGTAAGTGGGtctgtgttttctctgctttGATATCCGTCGTGGGCGACGGTGGTAAACTCGGGGGGCGCCACACGAGTCCCCAAAGAGCGTGGGGCAGCCGAGCTCTGAACTTCCCCGGCCAGACTTGGCAGCTTGGAATCCCACCTGGGCTCCGCCGGCTCTGCAGTTTGGCTCCTGGGCCGTAGCGCTGCCTGCTTTGCCCACGGGGCTTCCTGGTGGCCCCGGGGTGTGGCGGGAGGGGGTGGCACTGCAGTGTGGCAGGCGGTCTGGTGGCCGGGAGGGGTGGTGCCGGGTGCCAGGAGGCTTCCCCCCGCCCACCCCTTCGCGGGCCAGGGCCAGGCCCTCCGTCGTAACCAGCTTCTCCTTGCTCCGCTTTCACCCCCAGCCAGACGCTGGTGCAGACCATAGCTAGGGGTGTTCTGGAAGCCATCGTAGGCCAGTCTCCTCTCGAACCTGGAGAGACCCTCGAGGAAGAGACCCCCTGTGCAGGGGAGAGCCAGCTCCCTGAGGAAGAGATGCCTGAGCACGGGGAGGCCTGGAGACAAGCCGTCGGTAAAAAGAAGACCGGTAAGGGAATTTCTACAACTAGTCTTTTTTTTACACAAAGTCTCATCAGATGAGCGCTTTTTGGTACCTTTGTTGGGGCCTCGCTGACTGCACCTGGAGGTCACCGCAGGGGGCTCGGCCGTGTTCCTCCCTGCCCCGAGAAAGGAGGCCGAGCTGCACGGGACGCCGGCCCCTGCCCAGGAGCTCTCCGTGGCGCACGTGCCTTCTGGGACACCGGCTCCCTCGAGGGTTCTGCGCTGTGGTGCTCTTCCTTGggcttttgcttgtttttgttgttttgggttttttgattTCGGAAAACATCCCGATGTTGACTTGCCTGACCCCAGCCCCTCCGGGGCTCCTCCTCTCGCTGCGGGTGCCGCCGTGTGGGGCCCTGGTGCCCCGCGAACGGCTCCTGCGTCTGTGGCGGCTGCGTGGGGAGCGTGCATTTCGAGTTGCAGCCCATCCAGCCTGGCGGTGGCTCACGGCATCTCAGACGCAGCGTTGGAATGGTATATAGCCGTGAAAAAGCAAAGATTTCAAAACGTAATGGCCAGAGGAAACgtaatttacacatttttttttaataacacgaCACCAAGCTCTGTGCAAGGAGCCACGTTTGTTTTTAACATCGTGCctttaaaaatctggaaagaggggcacttggcggctcagttggttaggctttcgactcttgatttcagctcaggtcatgatctcacggttcgtgggtttgagccccgtgtcagactccacactcagcgcaggacctgcttgggattctctctctccctctctgcccgacCCTGCTCCAGctcccttgctctgtctcaaaataaataaataagctttaaaaaactaacgaaaaatgaaaataagtccgGAAAGTTACCAAAACGGCAATAGTTGGTCGCGCATGGCAGTTACAGGTGACTTGTTTTCTCTGTACTTTTATCTGTTGTAGGTTTTCTACAGTgaccatgtattattttttcaccAGAAAAATCATTatcttaaaatgaaagaagaaaagctctGATCTTAAATTCCATGCAGGTCACAGAACTAGCCAGATGGCTTTGCACAGGTGTCATGTGGCCGGGAGCTGTCGGGCTCACCCCTGCACACCACGTCTGTCTGAACTAGAGACGCTCTCCCAGCCTCGTCTGCcctgctctcttctccctctAGTGAACTCACAGGATTTGAAAAACTGTGAGCTTTATTCTTTAAATGCTATGAGTTATGTTGGTATTAACTTATGTCTCCTGCTGCGGCTCTGTGAGAAATTAGCCTGTTAACtgtctagatttctttttttaattttttttaatgttttatttttttgagagagaaagtcagtgtgagcaggggagggtcagagagagagagggagacacagaatccgaagcagactccaggctctgagctgtcagcacagagcccaacgcggggctcgaaccacaaaccatgagatcgtgacctgagctgaaaccggacgcccaacggactgagccgcccaggcgccccgattatCTGGATTTTTGCCACAGCCTCAAGATTGACCCCTAGGCCTCGGGCCAGGGGCACAGAGGACGGCCGACAGTTGGTGGTGTAACGAAAAGGCGGAATGTGTGGTTTCTCCCGGGTTTTCTGTAACGGGactctcggggggggggggggggtcatacATGTCTTTGCGGGGCTTCTCTGCAAGGAGACGCCAAGTGAGCCGGCAGCTCCTGGGAAGTGGCCGCTGCCCCGAGTCTGCAGGTCTGTCTGGGTATGTCTTAACAGCGCCGGGCACGGAGCACTCTGGACCGGACGGGCGCCCGGAGGACGCAGGGCCCCTGCTCCAGGTCAGTGCGATGCGGGTTTGCTGCGTGGTGGCCtggccggggaggggggtggcagggAGTGCAGTCAGGGCCAGAGCTCATCAtcccgccccaccccaggcctgggtGTGAGGCCGTCTTTAATCCCTCCCTCGCTGACGGCACCTTCCACTCGGGAGCTGCTTGGAGACAGAAATTTAAAAGCGGCAGGATTTTGACCTTGGCTTGAGCGGTCGGGGTCTGTCCCACCCGCACAGCAGAGCCGGCTCCGCGTTCTCCCACAAGGTCGGGCGCCCGGGCTCCCCGGCGGGAGTTGGGACGCCTGGACTGAAGTTGCAGAGCGGCCCACGCCGGGCAGACGTTAAGTGGCGCGTTTTACCCTTGGGGTCTTggtgtttgtttaaaaacataaataaatagagcAGATAAAGAATAGTTTCCCcaagaagaaacaaatttctCAAAGATACCTTGTAACCTTTCGGTCGCGGAGTCTTGGCACTTGCCCGTGCGGGCCGTCTTCCCGCTGGGCGCTTCTGGAGCCCCGCGCCGCGCTCTCCTTACCTGTGGGCGTGGCGCCCCCGGTCGGCGGGCCGGCTGCGGGCTCACGGCCCGTTGTTCTCACAGTTCGACTACAAGGCGGTTGCTGACCGACTCCTGGAAATCACCCGCAGGAGGAACACCCCCCCCTTCAACAGGAAGCGTCTCTGCAAACTCATCAAGAAGTGAGTGACGGGGTGCTCCCTCGACGCCCCCGGCCCCCGCATGTACGTCTTGGGTAGAGGGTGCCCCCGCACACGATGCCCTACGGCCCCAGAGCCCCTCTCCCAGACCGCGTCCTAAGGGCGTCATGGACGTTGATGGAGCCAGAAGTCACAGCACGAGGGGCTGCTCCGGTGTTGGCGAGGCAGCAGGGGTGTCACGAACCCCTCCCTCAGCCTCCCTGCAGCTAGGCCGCGTGTGTTCGTGGGCGCCACTGCGGCGTTCCCACAGTTGGGCACGGGGCACCGTGGCATATTGTGGTTGGCAACAAGGGGGCAGCCGAGGCTCGCTCTGAGGCGCCGTAGGACGGCCTCTGTCGCTCCCCACCTCACAGATGGGCCGGCGGGACATAGGGCAGGTGACTGGTTTGCCTGAGGTCACGGCTCCCAGGTGGCGGGGCTAGTCTCAGACCTGCTGTCTGCCTCCTCCCTGACGCTCGGCCCCTGGAGTCCTTGGCCCCCACCAGCCACATggccccctgcccttccctgtgtTCTGACCCCAGAGCTGGGCGGGGCATGCTCTCCTCCAGGCGAACCCAGAGGAGAAGGAGCAGCCTCCCCCTGAGGAAGGACGTTTCCGTCTCTTGGGCTTTGTGTGAACGGACCAAGACAGGATCTCTGGGGCACCATGTCCTGATGTCAGTGTGAATCGTGGGCCTTGGCCTCACACTGGGTTCCGTGGCCACCCCTTCTATGAGAAGGGAGTGAGCCAACACATCCAAGCAGCACATTCTAAACGTGTCTGCGGGGCACAGGGGGACAGGTTCTCGGaacttctctgattctttttcagGTTTCAGGATCTCTCCGAAGGTGAGGAGGCCCAGGGGCCACAGCCGACCACGTGGCGGGGGCAAGGCCCCGGTGAGGCCCCATGGCACGTGCTGAAACAGAGGCCTGAGAGGCGCTGGCCAGGAACACGAGAAATAGCAGCCTTTCCCTGTGAAAGGTGTCAGCTGAGCAGAGCCCTTCGGGAGCTGCCGTGTCCAGCCTCTGCTGGCCACCCCACTTTCCCATCCTGGGACCCCATCGGGGCCAGACGGAGGGGCGGGGGGGCATCGTTGTCTTAGGGGAAGGATTTCCCATGGTCAAGGAAGGTTCCAGTTTGATTCCTTAGGAGGAAGGGAAGTTCACCTCTCAGGGCCCCTTTCCTTCGTTGCTGTGGTCAGCTGTGCCCCTGAGGCAAAGCTGTGGTCCACGGGGACCGTGAGCGAGCCGGCAGCTCCCTGCCCCTACATGTGCCTGGGCGGTCGGCGGCAGGTTTGGGCTGGAAGATGGTGGGGAGCCCCGATGGGCTTGTGAGACTCTGGTGGGGGATCTGCCCCCTCTCCGTGTGAGGTGGGGATGGTGGGGACCGTCTCTGCAAGCTGTAACCACAGCGCCTTTGGTGTCCAGCAGGCAGCATAACCCAGCTCAGTTTTGCTGAGGACACTTCTGTTGATGAAGATGACCAAACTCTCAACACAGGAAAGcacaggaaaaaagcaaataaacttttagagaaaaccaaaccagagaaagagagaggtgagcCCCGAGCTTCCGTGGACGTGGGATGGGGGGAGGACACGGCAGCCCAGACAGAGCCGGGGGGCCAGGactcctggggagggggaggcgtgGGGTAGCTGTCTCCCCACGTCGGGCACCTGGGTATCGGCATGTGTCTCCAGGAAACAAGTCGTCCCTTGCTGAGGAAGAGGAGAGCAAAGGCAGCGTTccgaagagaaaaaggaaaaagaggaagaaggccCATCTGCAGCCGGCACATGTAGGGTCGGGGGCCCAGGCCCCGCGCCTAGAACAGAATGGGGACGGGGAGACGGAGGGAAGAGCCCTGGAGATGCCTGCGGCCGAGCAGGGGGCACCTGCAGCCCCTCGCCCCCAGGAGCAGGGCGTTTCGGGGCCCGCCCCTGCGCACAGGAAGCGGAAACGACCGAGGAAGAGGAGCCTAAGGGGCCAGGGCGAGAGCACGGAGTCCACGTCGCCACAGCCTCTGGACGGTGCGGCCCTCGCCAGCGGAGCCCCCGTCCACAAGAGGAAGAGGACGCTCGGGGCCCTCCCGGTCAACGGCAGCGGCCCCCCCACGCTggcctggcccccaccccagcaggagGGCCGGCCATCCGGCCTGCCTGCGGCCAagagactgaagaaaaagaacagagagcccagcagCCTTGACCTTTACAGCCCATCCCACCAGAAAGCCGCCatcttgaaaaagaggaagaaaatgaaagagatgtGTCACTTGGTGGAGCGCAGCGGCGTGCTGAAGTCCGAAGCCAGGCTCGTCCAGGCCCTGGTAAGGCAGCGGGCCCCGGCGGTGCTGGCCCTGGCCCCCACGCAGCCCCCGTCTGCGGCCCACGattgggggggggcacctgggggacagGTCCAACCTTGGGACTGAGGGGCAGTCCTGTCTTTGAGGA
Encoded proteins:
- the RRP1B gene encoding ribosomal RNA processing protein 1 homolog B isoform X2, yielding MAPAMQPAELQFAQRLASHEKDIRDRAVKKLRQYISVKTQRKTGGFSQEELLKVWKGLFCCMWVQDDPLLQEELANTISQLVHVVNNSEAQQLFLQTFWQTMNREWKGIDRPRLGKYHMLIRLVLRQSFEVLKRSGWEESRTQLFLDVLMREVLRPESRSPDGVRFHFIGIYLEELSKVGGRELLADQNLKFIDPLCKIAAKTKDQTLVQTIARGVLEAIVGQSPLEPGETLEEETPCAGESQLPEEEMPEHGEAWRQAVGKKKTAPGTEHSGPDGRPEDAGPLLQFDYKAVADRLLEITRRRNTPPFNRKRLCKLIKKFQDLSEGEEAQGPQPTTWRGQGPGSITQLSFAEDTSVDEDDQTLNTGKHRKKANKLLEKTKPEKERGNKSSLAEEEESKGSVPKRKRKKRKKAHLQPAHVGSGAQAPRLEQNGDGETEGRALEMPAAEQGAPAAPRPQEQGVSGPAPAHRKRKRPRKRSLRGQGESTESTSPQPLDGAALASGAPVHKRKRTLGALPVNGSGPPTLAWPPPQQEGRPSGLPAAKRLKKKNREPSSLDLYSPSHQKAAILKKRKKMKEMCHLVERSGVLKSEARLVQALGGGGTLSASKKQQLRTESDFVRFNTPFLPKPLFFRKAKGGATVTCVRPAGQRDKAPSSSKKVTFGLNRNMTAEFKKTDKSILVSPTGPSRVAFNPEQRPLHGVLKTPASSPAGSPLGARKPLTASPKRRPTATDFF
- the RRP1B gene encoding ribosomal RNA processing protein 1 homolog B isoform X1 — translated: MAPAMQPAELQFAQRLASHEKDIRDRAVKKLRQYISVKTQRKTGGFSQEELLKVWKGLFCCMWVQDDPLLQEELANTISQLVHVVNNSEAQQLFLQTFWQTMNREWKGIDRPRLGKYHMLIRLVLRQSFEVLKRSGWEESRTQLFLDVLMREVLRPESRSPDGVRFHFIGIYLEELSKVGGRELLADQNLKFIDPLCKIAAKTKDQTLVQTIARGVLEAIVGQSPLEPGETLEEETPCAGESQLPEEEMPEHGEAWRQAVGKKKTAPGTEHSGPDGRPEDAGPLLQFDYKAVADRLLEITRRRNTPPFNRKRLCKLIKKFQDLSEGEEAQGPQPTTWRGQGPAGSITQLSFAEDTSVDEDDQTLNTGKHRKKANKLLEKTKPEKERGNKSSLAEEEESKGSVPKRKRKKRKKAHLQPAHVGSGAQAPRLEQNGDGETEGRALEMPAAEQGAPAAPRPQEQGVSGPAPAHRKRKRPRKRSLRGQGESTESTSPQPLDGAALASGAPVHKRKRTLGALPVNGSGPPTLAWPPPQQEGRPSGLPAAKRLKKKNREPSSLDLYSPSHQKAAILKKRKKMKEMCHLVERSGVLKSEARLVQALGGGGTLSASKKQQLRTESDFVRFNTPFLPKPLFFRKAKGGATVTCVRPAGQRDKAPSSSKKVTFGLNRNMTAEFKKTDKSILVSPTGPSRVAFNPEQRPLHGVLKTPASSPAGSPLGARKPLTASPKRRPTATDFF
- the RRP1B gene encoding ribosomal RNA processing protein 1 homolog B isoform X3 — encoded protein: MAPAMQPAELQFAQRLASHEKDIRDRAVKKLRQYISVKTQRKTGGFSQEELLKVWKGLFCCMWVQDDPLLQEELANTISQLVHVVNNSEAQQLFLQTFWQTMNREWKGIDRPRLGKYHMLIRLVLRQSFEVLKRSGWEESRTQLFLDVLMREVLRPESRSPDGVRFHFIGIYLEELSKVGGRELLADQNLKFIDPLCKIAAKTKDQTLVQTIARGVLEAIVGQSPLEPGETLEEETPCAGESQLPEEEMPEHGEAWRQAVGKKKTAPGTEHSGPDGRPEDAGPLLQFDYKAVADRLLEITRRRNTPPFNRKRLCKLIKKFQDLSEAGSITQLSFAEDTSVDEDDQTLNTGKHRKKANKLLEKTKPEKERGNKSSLAEEEESKGSVPKRKRKKRKKAHLQPAHVGSGAQAPRLEQNGDGETEGRALEMPAAEQGAPAAPRPQEQGVSGPAPAHRKRKRPRKRSLRGQGESTESTSPQPLDGAALASGAPVHKRKRTLGALPVNGSGPPTLAWPPPQQEGRPSGLPAAKRLKKKNREPSSLDLYSPSHQKAAILKKRKKMKEMCHLVERSGVLKSEARLVQALGGGGTLSASKKQQLRTESDFVRFNTPFLPKPLFFRKAKGGATVTCVRPAGQRDKAPSSSKKVTFGLNRNMTAEFKKTDKSILVSPTGPSRVAFNPEQRPLHGVLKTPASSPAGSPLGARKPLTASPKRRPTATDFF
- the RRP1B gene encoding ribosomal RNA processing protein 1 homolog B isoform X4; translated protein: MAPAMQPAELQFAQRLASHEKDIRDRAVKKLRQYISVKTQRKTGGFSQEELLKVWKGLFCCMWVQDDPLLQEELANTISQLVHVVNNSEAQQLFLQTFWQTMNREWKGIDRPRLGKYHMLIRLVLRQSFEVLKRSGWEESRTQLFLDVLMREVLRPESRSPDGVRFHFIGIYLEELSKVGGRELLADQNLKFIDPLCKIAAKTKDQTLVQTIARGVLEAIVGQSPLEPGETLEEETPCAGESQLPEEEMPEHGEAWRQAVGKKKTAPGTEHSGPDGRPEDAGPLLQFDYKAVADRLLEITRRRNTPPFNRKRLCKLIKKFQDLSEGSITQLSFAEDTSVDEDDQTLNTGKHRKKANKLLEKTKPEKERGNKSSLAEEEESKGSVPKRKRKKRKKAHLQPAHVGSGAQAPRLEQNGDGETEGRALEMPAAEQGAPAAPRPQEQGVSGPAPAHRKRKRPRKRSLRGQGESTESTSPQPLDGAALASGAPVHKRKRTLGALPVNGSGPPTLAWPPPQQEGRPSGLPAAKRLKKKNREPSSLDLYSPSHQKAAILKKRKKMKEMCHLVERSGVLKSEARLVQALGGGGTLSASKKQQLRTESDFVRFNTPFLPKPLFFRKAKGGATVTCVRPAGQRDKAPSSSKKVTFGLNRNMTAEFKKTDKSILVSPTGPSRVAFNPEQRPLHGVLKTPASSPAGSPLGARKPLTASPKRRPTATDFF